CAACCTACGACGGCACCTGCTGGAGTCCAGTTGGCAGTAAACCAGCCAGCAATTGCGGATGCGCCACCAATCAGCAACCCACCGATCAAAACTGGAGCAACATCTGACAAACGCTTATGCGCAAATGCAATTTGATAGCCGGCAAACACAATGGCGATGGTCACGATAGATATCGAAACCAGCTTCAAAAGCCATTCGAAATTCTCAAAAAACCCTCTGACGTTTGTGCATGCGGCGTCAAAGCCCGGCGCACCTGCGATCGCACTCGAAGAGGCAGCCATCACTGAAAACAAGAGACACAGCGAAAGAACGGTCTTGCCTTCTGTGCCAATTTTCTGAAACCCACGATTCATCCCAACCTCCATATTAAAAAACGAATGAGCCGTCAGACGACGGTCTATTGCCCTGCGAAGCAGGTTTGCTGGTGTCAGCGCCGCTGACAGCCGTGTTTCCAGGTTGCCCTGAAGACTCTGTTGAGTGCAGCAAGCTGCCGCCCTTGCGGGCAGCCATGGCTTTGTTGTCTGCACTGGATTCTTGTTGTGCTTTGCGCACGCCTGTCGCTGCCGCCGGCATGGATACCGCATCTGGATTGGGCAGTGGCAACTGATTGGCGGGCAGACCGGTTGAGTTGCTGGCCGGAACGATCCGCGTTTTGTAGGGGTCGCCATTCACGCCCACCACCTGGGTGGGAATCTGGCTGAGGACACCTGCAGATGTTTGCAGCGCCGCAGACGGCAGAGCTCCTGGGCCAGGAACCGGGATGGCCGGGCGGTTTTCTGCGGTTTCCGCCGCCGACTGCAAGCCGGCCGGCTTGGCCGCTGCATTGGCATAAGCATTTGCCGTGACGGACAGCGGTGTGGACGGCAAATACTTGCGAATCGCGTAGGGCTCGGGGTAGTTGTCAACGGGAACAGGCGCTGCCTTGGGCAACCCAACAGCAGGCGATGCTGGGGCAACCAGCGGCAGGCTGTCTTCCTTGGCAGGTTTGCGCGGCTTGTTGCTGTTGTAAGGAATGATCCGAACACTGGCCTTTGGCTCGGTCACGCTGTACTGCGCTTTTCGAATGGAGGCAAAGATCTTTTGAACGTAACCGTGTTCAAAGCCGGTGGAGAAATTGCCTGAGTAGTAGCAGCTGAAGGCTTTGCCCCAGTCTTGCGCCCTGTCGTAGCACTCGCGCAAGATCCGTGAGCCGGCTTTCAAATTGGCGCAAACGTCAAAGGCGTCGGCATAGGTCGAGAGTCCGTATTTCGCCAGGTTGTAGCGGTTGACCTGGGCGATGCCCACCGAGAAGTTGTAGCCCTCTTCCTTCAGTTGCCGGATGGCTGCCAGCGCTTCGTCGAGACTGGTGGGCTGGCGCGCCAGATACCCGCCCACCACACCGATGGCAAAGGGGTTGCGTGAAGACTCTACGTGGACCACGTGTTGCATGACTTCTCCGGGCACCGCTAGGTCGGGGCAATCGAGCATGGGAGCGCCTCAGCGAACAGCCAGCCACG
This region of Hydrogenophaga crassostreae genomic DNA includes:
- a CDS encoding lytic transglycosylase domain-containing protein, whose translation is MLDCPDLAVPGEVMQHVVHVESSRNPFAIGVVGGYLARQPTSLDEALAAIRQLKEEGYNFSVGIAQVNRYNLAKYGLSTYADAFDVCANLKAGSRILRECYDRAQDWGKAFSCYYSGNFSTGFEHGYVQKIFASIRKAQYSVTEPKASVRIIPYNSNKPRKPAKEDSLPLVAPASPAVGLPKAAPVPVDNYPEPYAIRKYLPSTPLSVTANAYANAAAKPAGLQSAAETAENRPAIPVPGPGALPSAALQTSAGVLSQIPTQVVGVNGDPYKTRIVPASNSTGLPANQLPLPNPDAVSMPAAATGVRKAQQESSADNKAMAARKGGSLLHSTESSGQPGNTAVSGADTSKPASQGNRPSSDGSFVF
- a CDS encoding TrbC/VirB2 family protein; the protein is MNRGFQKIGTEGKTVLSLCLLFSVMAASSSAIAGAPGFDAACTNVRGFFENFEWLLKLVSISIVTIAIVFAGYQIAFAHKRLSDVAPVLIGGLLIGGASAIAGWFTANWTPAGAVVGCGT